In Oscillospiraceae bacterium, the following are encoded in one genomic region:
- a CDS encoding HK97 gp10 family phage protein, with protein MGKNVKVDIRQLDAFRKQLEQLRDNQAEQFITSCVKELAARLLAKVIKRTPVGDYPKSTGKKGGTLRRGWTAKTEAETTSGGSSDAVAYAESLKIQKVGDTYQVEIINPVNYASYVEFGHRTSNHKGWVEGRFMLTISEQELEADAPRVIENKLKKYMGECFK; from the coding sequence ATGGGTAAGAATGTCAAAGTAGATATAAGACAACTTGATGCATTCAGAAAACAGCTTGAACAGTTGCGTGATAACCAAGCTGAACAGTTTATAACTTCCTGTGTCAAAGAACTTGCGGCAAGATTACTGGCAAAGGTTATTAAAAGAACCCCTGTAGGTGATTACCCTAAAAGCACTGGCAAGAAAGGCGGTACATTAAGGCGTGGATGGACAGCAAAAACTGAAGCCGAAACAACAAGTGGTGGATCATCTGATGCTGTTGCCTATGCTGAATCGCTTAAAATTCAAAAAGTTGGTGACACCTATCAGGTAGAAATTATAAATCCTGTCAATTACGCTTCCTATGTTGAATTTGGTCACAGGACATCTAATCATAAAGGATGGGTTGAAGGTCGCTTCATGCTGACTATTTCAGAGCAAGAACTTGAAGCTGATGCACCGAGAGTAATTGAAAATAAATTGAAAAAATATATGGGGGAATGCTTCAAATGA
- a CDS encoding phage coat protein, translating into MSKFDSKTFNPNAFGKYIDTIPKKKRTELIKSKALQPNSQIRGAFNGQTGVVYATIPMYGRIGGTPLNYDGSTDITSTGTTTYERGVVVIGRAKAWTEKDFSEDVTGGAGFISHVAKQVAEYWDDIDQSILLSILKGIFRMTGAENLKFVNGHTYDITGATVSSVAAGTLNTAIQKASGDKKAKYGLCIMHSAVATNLENLKLLSYMTYTDAEGIERQLSLATWNGRVVLIDDGMPFGSVQSDAGTQGVYKITISAKAVAGDKIQIDDETYECVASAPGAKQWAAGADVIADATALKALLAAQYSGKFTVTNSAGVITLTQVTNGIGGIPVLSVTKTAGGTLTAAATTNTAGAEATYADTYTTYVFGEGAFDFEDIGAEVPYEMNRDPKTNGGQDTLYSRQRKVFAPFGISFTKTSMASNSPTDAELEDGANWTLVNDGNGEYIDHKSIAVARIISRG; encoded by the coding sequence ATGTCGAAATTCGATAGTAAAACATTTAACCCGAATGCTTTCGGTAAGTATATTGATACAATTCCGAAAAAGAAAAGAACTGAACTTATTAAATCCAAAGCGTTACAGCCAAACAGTCAGATTCGAGGTGCCTTCAATGGTCAGACTGGTGTTGTGTACGCTACTATCCCCATGTATGGCAGAATCGGCGGCACACCGTTAAATTATGACGGTAGCACAGACATTACTTCCACCGGAACAACCACTTATGAAAGGGGCGTTGTTGTTATCGGTAGAGCAAAAGCCTGGACAGAAAAAGACTTTTCTGAAGATGTGACAGGCGGTGCTGGTTTCATATCTCATGTCGCAAAACAGGTTGCTGAATATTGGGATGACATAGACCAGAGCATCTTGCTTTCTATATTGAAAGGTATTTTCCGCATGACTGGTGCAGAAAATCTGAAATTTGTCAATGGTCACACCTATGACATAACAGGTGCAACGGTTAGCTCTGTTGCTGCAGGTACGTTAAACACTGCTATTCAGAAGGCAAGCGGTGATAAGAAAGCGAAGTATGGTCTTTGCATCATGCACAGCGCGGTTGCGACCAATCTTGAAAATCTGAAACTTCTTTCTTATATGACTTACACTGATGCAGAAGGCATTGAAAGACAGCTTTCTCTTGCAACTTGGAATGGTCGTGTTGTGCTTATTGATGATGGTATGCCTTTCGGTTCTGTGCAGTCTGATGCAGGAACGCAGGGCGTTTATAAAATCACGATATCGGCAAAAGCTGTTGCAGGTGATAAGATACAGATCGACGATGAAACTTATGAATGTGTTGCTTCTGCCCCCGGCGCAAAGCAGTGGGCAGCAGGTGCGGATGTCATAGCGGATGCGACAGCTCTAAAAGCATTGCTTGCGGCACAGTACAGCGGTAAGTTCACGGTTACCAACTCGGCTGGTGTTATTACTCTCACACAGGTGACCAATGGTATTGGTGGCATCCCTGTGTTGTCTGTAACAAAGACCGCAGGCGGAACACTCACTGCTGCTGCAACAACCAACACTGCAGGTGCAGAAGCAACTTATGCCGATACTTATACAACATATGTATTTGGCGAAGGTGCTTTTGACTTTGAGGATATCGGTGCGGAAGTTCCGTATGAAATGAACCGTGATCCGAAAACAAACGGTGGTCAGGACACACTTTACAGCAGACAGCGCAAGGTGTTTGCACCGTTTGGTATCAGCTTCACCAAAACAAGCATGGCATCCAATTCCCCGACAGATGCTGAACTTGAAGATGGCGCGAACTGGACATTGGTCAATGACGGAAACGGTGAATACATTGACCACAAGTCCATTGCTGTTGCAAGAATCATTTCAAGAGGATAA
- a CDS encoding phage scaffolding protein translates to MKRKFLEDMGLTKEQVDSILDENSQDIGKAKSDLETVQTKLKNAETENTTLKSQVTERDGQLETLKNSTGDIEGLKQQISALQADNVTKDKTHAAELKQLKVDAAVTAALTAAKVVNVKAVKALLDLGDTEKIELAEDGSVKGLSDKIKALQGAEDSKMLFTAETKQTKIKGAVPGETGKEDPDGKADTSKMSYEELAAYMEQNPDANI, encoded by the coding sequence ATGAAACGCAAATTTTTAGAGGACATGGGATTGACGAAGGAACAGGTTGATAGCATTCTTGATGAAAACAGTCAGGATATTGGCAAGGCGAAAAGTGATCTGGAAACTGTTCAGACAAAATTGAAAAATGCTGAAACAGAGAACACCACCCTGAAAAGTCAGGTAACTGAAAGGGATGGTCAGCTTGAAACACTCAAAAATTCCACAGGTGACATTGAAGGTTTGAAACAGCAGATTTCTGCTTTGCAAGCCGACAACGTAACGAAAGATAAAACACATGCTGCTGAATTAAAGCAATTAAAAGTGGATGCTGCTGTTACTGCTGCATTAACGGCTGCAAAGGTTGTTAATGTAAAAGCAGTCAAAGCACTTCTAGACCTTGGTGATACTGAAAAGATTGAACTTGCCGAAGATGGCTCAGTCAAAGGTCTTTCCGATAAAATTAAGGCTCTTCAGGGTGCAGAGGATTCCAAAATGCTTTTCACAGCAGAAACAAAGCAAACAAAAATTAAGGGTGCTGTTCCGGGCGAAACAGGCAAAGAAGATCCTGATGGCAAGGCTGACACTTCCAAAATGAGTTACGAAGAACTTGCTGCTTATATGGAACAAAACCCTGATGCCAATATTTAA
- a CDS encoding minor capsid protein has product MKNSAYWKMRFEQLEAASNKNAVESFATIEEQYMAAQKAIEQQISTWYTRFAKNNNISMAEARQLLTTKELAEFRWDVKDYIKYGEQNALDTAWMQQLENASARFHVSRLEALKLQTQQTVEKLFGGQTDAIDHLLKKNYLDTYYHTAYEIQKGFSVGWDIASIDDSALEKLISKLWATDKRNFSERIWSNKTSLINEVHTQLSQTIMLGKSPDDAIKTIAKKMGVSKNQAGRLVMTESAYFNSQSQKDAFNELDVEHFEIVATLDSHTSEICQQMDGQVFPMKDYEPGVTAPPFHPWCRSTTAPYFDDNFTERAAKDADGKTYYVDSKLKYPEWKKTFKEGGSKDGLTKIEKDDTIKSNQYPVDYNCEIAQKFGTSHYDDMHQMVVDCSDSNAAKVWQKYESQIQVGDAAYTSGTEHCSGSQIYVNGAVDAKGSTWSAPYQTSFHESGHAIDNIACGKINNPIYGVRHFSSAYNGGVFPQTIKQEIDDMVSALDNQMKADFKVHEKDYSWLYSKGFISDSNWQFYQRYGRWLSKPVYSKSIAYKALEKQIDADIAKGIARADLSDIIDGATLHKINLGFGHSGDYWSKRTYNGLADGLAAEAFAEMFDSTMSAPTSLDAIKKYLPKSYGVFCDMLKEMLK; this is encoded by the coding sequence ATGAAGAATAGTGCTTATTGGAAAATGCGCTTTGAACAGCTAGAAGCAGCATCCAATAAGAACGCTGTTGAATCATTTGCTACCATTGAAGAACAATATATGGCTGCACAGAAAGCCATTGAACAACAAATTTCTACATGGTATACACGTTTTGCGAAGAACAATAATATCAGCATGGCAGAAGCAAGACAGTTACTTACAACAAAAGAACTTGCTGAATTCAGGTGGGATGTAAAAGACTATATTAAATATGGCGAACAGAATGCCCTAGATACAGCTTGGATGCAGCAGCTTGAAAACGCCTCTGCAAGGTTTCATGTTTCACGGCTTGAAGCTTTAAAACTGCAAACACAGCAGACAGTTGAAAAATTGTTTGGGGGTCAGACAGATGCCATTGATCATCTTCTGAAAAAAAATTATCTTGATACATATTATCATACCGCATATGAGATTCAAAAGGGTTTCAGTGTTGGCTGGGATATTGCATCAATTGATGATTCAGCACTTGAAAAGTTAATTTCAAAACTATGGGCAACTGATAAAAGAAATTTCAGTGAACGGATATGGTCGAACAAGACCAGTCTTATAAACGAAGTTCATACACAGCTATCACAGACCATTATGCTTGGGAAATCCCCGGATGATGCAATAAAAACAATTGCAAAGAAAATGGGGGTATCTAAAAATCAGGCAGGAAGGCTTGTGATGACAGAATCCGCTTATTTCAATAGTCAGTCACAAAAAGATGCTTTCAATGAACTGGATGTTGAACATTTCGAAATTGTTGCAACACTTGATTCGCATACTTCTGAAATTTGTCAGCAGATGGATGGTCAGGTGTTCCCCATGAAAGATTATGAACCAGGTGTCACTGCTCCCCCTTTTCACCCATGGTGCAGATCAACCACAGCACCTTATTTTGATGATAACTTCACAGAGAGAGCTGCAAAAGATGCGGATGGCAAGACTTACTATGTGGACAGTAAACTGAAATATCCTGAATGGAAAAAGACCTTCAAGGAAGGCGGTTCAAAGGATGGATTGACAAAAATTGAAAAAGATGATACTATAAAAAGTAACCAATATCCTGTTGATTACAATTGTGAAATAGCACAGAAGTTTGGAACAAGTCACTATGATGACATGCACCAAATGGTGGTTGACTGTTCTGATTCAAATGCTGCAAAAGTTTGGCAAAAATATGAATCACAAATACAAGTTGGTGATGCAGCATATACATCAGGCACAGAGCACTGCAGCGGTTCGCAAATTTATGTAAACGGTGCTGTAGATGCGAAAGGCAGTACATGGTCAGCACCTTATCAAACAAGTTTTCATGAATCAGGTCATGCAATAGATAACATTGCATGTGGAAAAATCAACAATCCTATATATGGCGTAAGACATTTTTCTTCTGCATATAATGGTGGTGTATTTCCACAGACAATTAAACAAGAAATCGACGACATGGTATCTGCACTTGACAATCAGATGAAAGCAGATTTCAAAGTACATGAGAAAGATTATTCTTGGTTATACAGTAAAGGGTTTATTTCAGATTCTAATTGGCAGTTTTATCAAAGATATGGTAGATGGTTAAGCAAACCAGTCTATTCAAAATCAATTGCATATAAGGCATTGGAAAAACAAATTGATGCTGACATTGCCAAAGGAATTGCAAGGGCTGATTTATCTGACATTATAGATGGTGCGACACTTCATAAAATCAACCTTGGATTTGGGCATTCAGGGGATTATTGGTCAAAGAGAACATACAATGGTTTGGCAGACGGTCTTGCAGCAGAAGCTTTTGCTGAAATGTTTGATTCCACAATGTCAGCACCAACAAGCCTAGATGCAATAAAAAAGTATCTTCCAAAATCGTATGGCGTATTTTGTGATATGCTTAAAGAAATGTTGAAATAG
- a CDS encoding phage portal protein → MSDERFIELEIQRFKASRRRKEMFDGEKYFAGHHDITKRQRTVIGEGGKVETVDNLPNNRIVDNQYKKMVNQKADYLLGQPIAVRTDNDAYGDLLKKFFNKRFMRLMKNLGKDSLNEGIGWLFVYYDEHGEFTFKKFKGYEIIPGWRDADHTVLDYVIRIYEVVAYEGQQEKIVEKVEVYDESGIHYFILEGGHLVPDAPFISNYFITTDNEGKDQGWNWSRIPLIPFKYNSDEIPLIKNVKSLQDGLNIILSNFQNNMEEDARNTILVLVNYDGENLGEFRRNLATYGAVKVKTVDGADGDLKTLQVEVNSENYKAIIEIFKKAIIENAMGYDAKDDRLSGEPNQMNIQSMYSDIDLDANEMETEYQAAFEELLWFINCHFVNTGMGDFENEEVEVIFNRDILINETEVIENCGKSVGILSDETIVANHPWVDDPQKELERKKAEKAAAMAEYGNAFNPALPVQQNGGGVNEE, encoded by the coding sequence ATTTCAGATGAACGCTTCATTGAACTTGAAATTCAACGATTCAAGGCAAGCAGACGAAGAAAAGAAATGTTTGACGGTGAAAAATACTTTGCAGGTCATCATGACATAACAAAACGCCAAAGAACAGTGATTGGTGAAGGCGGCAAGGTTGAAACGGTTGACAATCTTCCGAATAACAGAATTGTTGATAACCAATACAAGAAGATGGTAAACCAAAAAGCAGATTACCTGCTTGGTCAGCCGATTGCAGTCAGAACAGATAATGATGCTTATGGTGACCTTCTGAAAAAGTTCTTCAATAAGCGTTTTATGCGGTTGATGAAGAACCTTGGGAAGGATTCCTTAAATGAAGGCATCGGTTGGCTGTTCGTTTATTATGATGAACATGGTGAATTCACCTTCAAAAAGTTCAAAGGATATGAAATCATTCCTGGATGGCGTGATGCAGATCATACTGTTCTTGATTATGTCATCAGGATTTATGAGGTGGTCGCATACGAAGGGCAGCAGGAAAAGATTGTTGAAAAGGTTGAAGTCTATGATGAATCAGGAATTCATTACTTCATCTTGGAAGGCGGTCACCTTGTTCCTGATGCCCCATTTATCAGTAATTATTTCATAACCACAGACAATGAAGGCAAAGACCAGGGGTGGAACTGGTCGAGAATTCCGCTGATTCCGTTCAAGTACAACAGTGACGAAATACCGCTTATCAAAAATGTGAAATCCTTGCAGGATGGCTTGAACATCATCCTTTCCAACTTTCAGAACAACATGGAAGAAGATGCACGGAACACAATCTTGGTTCTTGTCAACTATGACGGTGAAAACCTTGGCGAATTTAGAAGGAATCTTGCAACCTATGGTGCTGTAAAGGTCAAGACCGTTGATGGCGCAGATGGTGATCTTAAAACATTGCAGGTGGAAGTCAATTCCGAAAACTACAAGGCAATCATTGAGATTTTCAAGAAAGCAATCATTGAAAATGCAATGGGCTATGATGCTAAAGATGACAGGCTTTCCGGTGAACCAAATCAAATGAATATTCAAAGCATGTATTCTGATATTGACTTGGATGCAAATGAAATGGAAACCGAATATCAAGCTGCATTTGAAGAACTGCTTTGGTTTATCAACTGCCACTTTGTTAATACCGGCATGGGTGATTTTGAAAATGAAGAAGTTGAAGTGATTTTCAACCGTGATATTCTTATAAATGAAACGGAAGTCATTGAAAACTGCGGTAAATCTGTAGGAATTCTTTCTGATGAAACCATTGTGGCAAATCATCCTTGGGTGGATGATCCACAGAAGGAACTGGAACGAAAAAAAGCTGAAAAAGCAGCTGCTATGGCAGAATACGGCAATGCATTCAATCCTGCACTTCCTGTTCAGCAGAATGGCGGTGGTGTAAATGAAGAATAG